Proteins from one Gemmatimonadaceae bacterium genomic window:
- a CDS encoding helicase C-terminal domain-containing protein, producing the protein MPPSVAADPAARLSPKAAVAVRAAIRLAGGREVCFVGSIDGEGVVQTVRTVARGDSSCVLALPGFANRGEMLIHNHPSGNLSPSGPDLDVAARLHDDGIGFAIVDNGATELYVVVEVPAARSLSSIAPDAIARDLGPDGLIARQHARYEDRPSQRAMAAEIARAYNDGGVALLEAGTGVGKSLGYLVPALRWAHANNERTIVSTNTINLQEQLVGKDLPFLARALDDQKVRFALLKGWRNYLCLVRLEQARASGNALFEDGLQQELDAIQQWSERTRDGSLSDLTVAPRAEVWDEVSAEPDICQRARCPVYSKCFLFQARKQAAEADVIVVNHHLLLSDLAVRRVSGNWGEAAVLPAYTRLVIDEGHHLEDAAAAHLGSTVSRRSLQRLFNRLDRRGKGLLSALIARLSSSNDLLSVASLDLVGSRLSPGVHAVRDKSALLFDLLDTFLQESGESVVRLTEEFAGHPIWRAGLRVALQDTTNEIDLLAEGLQLVRERIEGGKRPDDSVMPLLNEMRAVTRRLQLAGDGLKAALDPGPGAGTVRWIEAKGRDRAVSVSTVPLDLAPILREDLFKRAETTVVTSATLTADGKFDFLSARLGLNDPELEPRTGVFPSPFKYRDQALLAIPSDIPAPNVNPSSHFAAVARATFDLANAANGGMFVLFTSHKDVRAMASELRARGADRRWPLLVHGEELRDQLLARFRDSGGAVLLGTASFWEGVDVPGDALRALLIAKLPFRVPTEPITAAHCEAIESRGGDAFKEYMLPHAALRLKQGFGRLVRTAADRGVVVLADPRVVTKNYGRGLLEGLPPARRIVGRWTELLETINSFYQQ; encoded by the coding sequence ATGCCCCCCTCCGTCGCAGCCGATCCAGCCGCCCGGCTGAGCCCCAAGGCTGCCGTCGCCGTTCGCGCGGCCATTCGGCTGGCAGGCGGCCGCGAGGTGTGCTTCGTCGGCTCCATCGACGGCGAAGGCGTCGTGCAGACGGTTCGCACGGTGGCGCGCGGCGATTCGAGCTGCGTGCTCGCGCTCCCCGGCTTCGCCAATCGCGGCGAGATGCTCATCCACAACCACCCGTCGGGAAACCTCTCGCCATCGGGGCCCGACCTCGATGTTGCCGCGCGACTTCACGACGACGGGATTGGGTTCGCGATCGTCGACAACGGCGCAACCGAGCTGTATGTCGTCGTCGAAGTGCCGGCGGCGCGCTCGCTATCGTCCATCGCGCCGGACGCCATCGCGCGTGATCTGGGACCTGATGGGCTCATCGCGCGCCAGCACGCGCGGTACGAGGACCGTCCAAGCCAGCGCGCCATGGCCGCCGAAATCGCGCGCGCCTACAACGACGGCGGCGTCGCGCTCCTCGAGGCAGGAACGGGCGTCGGCAAATCGCTCGGCTACCTCGTTCCGGCGCTCCGATGGGCACACGCGAACAACGAGCGCACGATCGTGTCAACGAACACGATCAACCTGCAGGAGCAGCTCGTCGGCAAGGATCTGCCGTTTCTTGCCCGCGCGCTCGACGATCAGAAGGTGCGCTTCGCGCTGCTCAAGGGCTGGCGCAACTATCTGTGCCTCGTGCGGCTCGAGCAGGCGCGCGCCTCCGGCAACGCGCTGTTCGAGGACGGGCTGCAGCAGGAGCTCGACGCCATTCAGCAATGGTCGGAGCGCACGCGCGACGGCTCGCTGAGCGATCTCACGGTCGCCCCGCGCGCCGAAGTGTGGGACGAAGTGTCGGCCGAGCCGGACATCTGCCAGCGCGCGCGCTGTCCCGTGTACTCGAAGTGCTTCCTGTTTCAGGCGCGCAAGCAGGCGGCGGAAGCGGACGTGATCGTCGTCAACCATCACTTGCTGCTGTCTGATCTCGCGGTGCGGCGCGTGTCGGGCAACTGGGGCGAAGCCGCGGTGCTGCCCGCGTACACCCGACTGGTGATCGACGAAGGCCACCATCTCGAGGATGCCGCCGCCGCGCACCTTGGCTCGACGGTGTCTCGCCGTTCGCTGCAGCGACTGTTCAATCGGCTCGATCGCCGCGGCAAGGGATTGCTCAGCGCACTGATCGCGCGCTTGTCGTCGTCGAACGATCTGCTCAGCGTCGCCAGTCTCGATCTCGTCGGCTCGCGATTGTCGCCGGGCGTGCACGCGGTGCGCGACAAGAGCGCGCTGCTCTTCGATCTGCTCGATACGTTCCTGCAGGAGAGCGGCGAGTCCGTCGTGCGGCTCACCGAGGAGTTTGCCGGCCATCCGATCTGGCGCGCCGGCTTGCGCGTCGCGCTGCAGGACACGACGAACGAGATCGACCTCCTTGCCGAAGGATTGCAGCTCGTGCGCGAGCGCATCGAGGGAGGAAAGCGGCCCGACGATTCCGTGATGCCGCTGTTGAACGAGATGCGCGCCGTCACGCGCCGGCTGCAATTGGCGGGTGATGGTCTCAAGGCCGCACTCGATCCTGGTCCCGGCGCGGGCACGGTTCGCTGGATTGAAGCGAAGGGCCGCGATCGCGCCGTCAGCGTCTCCACCGTGCCGCTCGATCTCGCGCCGATTCTGCGCGAGGATCTGTTCAAGCGCGCCGAGACGACGGTGGTGACGAGCGCCACGCTCACGGCCGACGGCAAGTTCGATTTCCTGAGCGCGCGGCTCGGCCTGAACGATCCGGAGCTCGAGCCGCGCACCGGCGTGTTTCCATCGCCATTCAAGTATCGTGATCAGGCGCTGCTCGCCATCCCGAGCGACATCCCCGCGCCAAATGTGAATCCGAGTTCACATTTTGCCGCCGTCGCGCGTGCGACGTTCGATCTCGCCAACGCGGCGAACGGCGGCATGTTCGTGTTGTTCACCAGCCACAAGGACGTGCGCGCGATGGCGAGCGAGCTGCGGGCGCGGGGCGCCGACCGCCGCTGGCCGCTCCTGGTGCACGGTGAAGAATTGCGCGACCAACTGCTCGCGCGTTTTCGCGATTCGGGCGGCGCCGTCCTGCTCGGCACCGCGTCGTTCTGGGAAGGGGTGGACGTACCCGGCGACGCATTGCGGGCGCTGTTGATCGCGAAACTGCCGTTCCGCGTGCCGACCGAGCCGATCACGGCCGCGCACTGCGAGGCGATCGAGTCGCGCGGCGGCGATGCGTTCAAGGAATACATGCTGCCCCACGCCGCGTTACGATTGAAGCAGGGCTTTGGCCGTCTCGTGCGCACCGCGGCCGATCGGGGCGTCGTGGTGCTGGCCGATCCGCGTGTCGTGACGAAGAATTACGGCCGCGGATTGCTGGAGGGCCTGCCGCCGGCGCGGCGCATCGTGGGACGCTGGACCGAGCTCCTCGAAACCATCAACTCCTTCTACCAGCAATGA